CACAGTTGTATGGGTAGCCAATAGAGAAGCTTCGCTTAGCGATCACTCGGGAGTTTTAAAGCTTGCTGATGATGGAGTTCTTGTGCTTCTTAATAGCACCAATGGTACTGTTTGGTCATCTAATACATCAACAACCCCACAAAATCCAGTTGCACAGCTCTTGGACACTGGAAATCTTGTTGTCAAAGATGGGAATAATGATGATCCAGAGAAGTTTTTGTGGCAGAGTTTTGATTATCCTTGTGACACACTCCTACCGGAAATGAAGCTTGGATGGAACTTAGTAACTGGTCTAGAGAGGTTTTTATCATCTTGGAAGAGCACGGAAGATCCTGCTCAAGGTGAGAATTCTGTACGGATAGATCTTTGTAAGACACCATCATTTGTCGAACTCAAGCTCAAGCAATTCTGTGTCGCAACATGTCAGTAAGTGTATCAAATAGTAAGTTTTCATGATCACTTCTTGCTATGTAAAATGCTTCTTTTTGTGAAATGAAATCAAAATGAAATGGCTTGCTTACTTTGCCTTGGTTTTTCAACCTTGAGAAAGTCTCAGAGAGCCCAACGGTTGGGGGCAGTGCTGGGAGCAGCCATTGGAGCGACTGCGACTGCTAATTAAATCGCGTGGATGCGTGAATCGTGATTCAAACTCTTCAGCCTTCACAGTTCACACCAGTGTGACCAAGTCAAATTCAGTTTTTTCGATCTTGGTGGTCCCCATGTGCAACTTGATAGGGCCCCGTTTGCAGATAAGGGGATGGGAGAACCACACACTCTTGCTGGGTTCAAGTTGTAGAAAAGGAAATACATtgaaaaagacagaaaaaaaaagggaagaccTGAGAAGAAGGGTTGACTCCAAAGAAATGATGCGCTCTGTGGCTGCTTAAATCTCAACTTCTATGGATATACAACTTTCTCCGAATAAGAAAATCAATGGAAGCCTTAACCCATCTTTTTGTCTTCTACTCTTTCTTATTCTCCCTCTTAAGAACCTCCATTTCTCTGGACACTATTACTCCAAGTCAGTCAATCAGAGACGGTGGCAGTGCTTTAGTTTCAGCTGGCGGACAATTTCAATTGGGATTCTTCAGCCCAGGTAATCCCGATAGTCGCTATGTGGGAATTTGGTACACAGTATCTACGGACATAGTTGTATGGGTAGCCAATAGAGAAGCTCCGCTTAGCGATCACTCGGGAGTTTTAAAGCTCGCTGATGATGGAGTTCTTGTGCTTCTTAATAGCACCAACGGTACTGTTTGGTCATCTAGATCTACTACATCAACAACCCCACAAAATCCAGTTGCACAGCTGTTAGACACCGGGAATCTTGCTGTGAAAGATGGGAATGATGATAAACCAGAGAAGTTTTTGTGGCAGAGTTTTGATTATCCTTGTGACACGCTCTTACCAGAAATGAAGCTTGGATGGAACTTTGTAACTGGTCTAGAGAGGTTTTTATCATCTTGGAAGAGCACGGATGATCCTGCTCAAGGTGAGTTTTCAGTACGGATAGATCTTCAAGGATATCCACAACTTGTTGTTAAGGAGGGATCTAAAATAAAGGCTAGAGCAGGATCATGGAATGGCATCAATCCTGCAGGTCGTCGGTTAAGATCGGATCCACTATTGAAGTATGAATTTGTGTTTAATGATCAGGAGGCCTATTGCGAGTACAAAATCCTTAACACTTCTGTTTTCTATAACGTTGTGTTAAACCCATCAGGCCTTGTGCAGCGATTCGGATGGATGGGTCGGAGACAGAGTTGGGATCTTTTCGCTACATTCCCGGCAGATCGGTGCGAAAGTTATACCTTATGTGGCGCAGATGCTAcctgcgatttcaataagtctCCTATATGTGCATGCTTGGAAGGATTCTTTCCCAAGTCTCCAAAAGATTGGGATTCAGTGGATTGGTCAGATGGGTGTGTTCGAAGGACTCCTTTGGAATGCAATGACGGAGATGGATTCCTGAAGCGTACGGGGTTGAAATTGCCGGACACATCTTCTAGCTGGTATAACAAGAGCATGAGCCTAAAGGAATGCGAAGGAATGTGTTTGAAGAACTGCTCCTGCACAGCATATGCAAATTTAGATGTCAGGGGAGGAGGAAGCGGCTGCCTGCTTTGGTTTGATAGCCTTGTTGACATAAGAGAATTAGGTGAGCCTGGGCAAGACCTCTATATAAGGATGGCCGCTACTGAACTCGCCGGTACcatttctctattatttttctcatggATTTTGCTgagattttacttttacttttttatttttattatacatAAGACATATGGAAACCATATCCGTTGGTTTTTAACTGGCAAAGTAGCTTATtatatgattgtttattttatgaGGCTAAAGGAGacgttataatattaattaaataatgagatttattttttttttcaaaaaagttcaaatttttggaTAAGTACTAATTTAAGGTGGTATAAAAGCAGAGTTCATGAATTGAAACCATAATTCTAGAATTTATCACATTTCAAtaaatattctatgtgttgGGCCTTATTTATTGAGAGAGTTTTGAATGttagaaaaatcataaaatagttctctcttccccctcttgtaaggacatgtcaaaaaaaaaaaaaaaaaaatcataaaatggTTAAATTCACGTTCTTATCAGCTAAGGTCTTGACTTCGAATCGTCTCTCCTTAATTTAtctctcatttcaattgaatattCCACGAACTAatgattatatttattatttttttctaacttcaattttttgggACAAGTGATAATTTAGATGGGTATAAACAACATTGATAGACACTGTATGATACCTCTAAAAGCTCGCTTAATAAGCTGATCGTACAACGACAACCTAGACAAATTGTAATGCCATTGAAACTTGGAAGTGGTGGTGCTGAGATCAACTGCTTCATCCACCTCATCTGCACCCATTTCCCTGTCTAGACTATGTGCAAGATGAGTTATTCTCAAAGTCACCTTACTCTGTTTTGGTGTTTCAGATTATCTTGAGAAAAAGAGGCGCTCTGGCAAGAAGAAACTAGTGGCAATTATAGTCGGCTCAACATTATTAGTCGTGGGAATGACAATAGTTGCGCTGGTCtcatatatatggaaaaagaaaCTCAGAAACCAAGGTAGagatttcttaaaatttgacTATGATAATAATTTGATTCATGATGGTGGAGAACAGATTGGGGGGTAAGTATTTTTCTTTGGATAAAAGAACTATCCAAGATTTTTTCATGCCCATGCATCTCTTGTAGGAACAACAAAAAGAAGTCGGAGGAAGGATTATGACAATGAAGGTGGGAAGGAAGATATGGAGTTACCGATATTTGATTTGGTAGTCATCGCTAATGCAACagataatttttcaaataacaACAAGCTCGGAGAAGGTGGATTTGGACCTGTGTACAAGGTAAATAACAATATAGCTAggaaaactatattttttattttcaaaattatatcaaCTCCTTCTTTCAGGGTATACTACCAGGGATCGGAGATATAGCTGTGAAGAGGCTTTCAAAGAATTCTAGACAAGGGCTGAACGAGttcaaaaatgaagttattttGATTGCCAAACTTCAACATCGTAATCTTGTGAAGCTTCTTGGttgttgcattcaagaaaatgaaaatatgttaatCTATGAATACATGCCCAACAAAAGCTTGGACTCCTTTATTTTCGGTTTGAACCTTGACCTTGACATGATTCAAAGCTTTCATGTTTAGTCTTATCctcttttattaatgaaattgtttGCTAAGAATGTAGCCAAGTATGTGCTAACATGAATATGAAATTGGACAGATCAAGCAAATAGTAAAGTACTAGATTGGCATAAACGTATCAACATTATCCGTGGTATTGCTAAAGGGCTTCTCTATCTTCATGAAGACTCTAGACTGAGAATTATCCACAGAGATCTAAAAGCTAGTAATATCCTTTTAGATAACAacatgaatccaaaaatttcggACTTTGGCTTGGCGAAATCATTTGGGGGAGATCAAGTTGACTCTAAGACCAAtagaattattggaacatagtaagtatgCTTAAACTCATTTAATAGGTTAAGTTCAGTTGTTTTTTAACTTAGTTTTTCTTTGAAATGGTATTTTGCAGTGGTTATATGTCTCCAGAGTATATGGTGCATGGACGGTACTCGGTAAAATCTGATGTGTTTAGTTTTGGAGTTTTAGTATTAGAGATATTGAGTGGAAAGAAGAATAGAGGATTTCATCACCCAGACCACCACCATAATCTTATTGGACATGTAAGTATTAACAATGCAGTTATTGACAGTACAGAGGATCACATGATGCCCCTAT
This genomic interval from Corylus avellana chromosome ca3, CavTom2PMs-1.0 contains the following:
- the LOC132174514 gene encoding G-type lectin S-receptor-like serine/threonine-protein kinase At4g27290, producing the protein MAAITHLFVYSFFFSLFRISIAQDSITPTQSIRDGGTTLVSAGRSFQMGFFSPGNSKSRYVGIWYTVSSDTVVWVANREASLSDHSGVLKLADDGVLVLLNSTNGTVWSSNTSTTPQNPVAQLLDTGNLVVKDGNNDDPEKFLWQSFDYPCDTLLPEMKLGWNLVTGLERFLSSWKSTEDPAQGENSVRIDLCKTPSFVELKLKQFCVATCQ
- the LOC132173744 gene encoding G-type lectin S-receptor-like serine/threonine-protein kinase At4g27290, coding for MEALTHLFVFYSFLFSLLRTSISLDTITPSQSIRDGGSALVSAGGQFQLGFFSPGNPDSRYVGIWYTVSTDIVVWVANREAPLSDHSGVLKLADDGVLVLLNSTNGTVWSSRSTTSTTPQNPVAQLLDTGNLAVKDGNDDKPEKFLWQSFDYPCDTLLPEMKLGWNFVTGLERFLSSWKSTDDPAQGEFSVRIDLQGYPQLVVKEGSKIKARAGSWNGINPAGRRLRSDPLLKYEFVFNDQEAYCEYKILNTSVFYNVVLNPSGLVQRFGWMGRRQSWDLFATFPADRCESYTLCGADATCDFNKSPICACLEGFFPKSPKDWDSVDWSDGCVRRTPLECNDGDGFLKRTGLKLPDTSSSWYNKSMSLKECEGMCLKNCSCTAYANLDVRGGGSGCLLWFDSLVDIRELGEPGQDLYIRMAATELADYLEKKRRSGKKKLVAIIVGSTLLVVGMTIVALVSYIWKKKLRNQGTTKRSRRKDYDNEGGKEDMELPIFDLVVIANATDNFSNNNKLGEGGFGPVYKGILPGIGDIAVKRLSKNSRQGLNEFKNEVILIAKLQHRNLVKLLGCCIQENENMLIYEYMPNKSLDSFIFDQANSKVLDWHKRINIIRGIAKGLLYLHEDSRLRIIHRDLKASNILLDNNMNPKISDFGLAKSFGGDQVDSKTNRIIGTYGYMSPEYMVHGRYSVKSDVFSFGVLVLEILSGKKNRGFHHPDHHHNLIGHAWKLWIEDKPMELIDEFVDNLCALSSVLRHIHVGLLCVQQRPEDRPNMSSVVQMLSSENLLPKPKQPGFLSDSPEADSSSSKHETCSANTITNTVFEAR